The Biomphalaria glabrata chromosome 1, xgBioGlab47.1, whole genome shotgun sequence sequence gcaccaggactagacatgaaatcagcagaaatgctaaaatatgggggacagtgcattgttaacagaatgactgatctcttaaatctctgttggcgaacttcaaaagtcccagaggactggcaaaagggagtgattgtaaagcttccaaaaaagggcaacttggcagactgcaacaactggaggggcattactctcctctctgtcccaggcaaagtattcagcactgttttgttgagacggcttcaacagtctgtagatgaaaggctcagagaagaacaagcaggtttccgaagaggcagatcatgtacagagcagattttcgttttacgaaatattgtagaacaaagtcttgagtaccaacaacggctaacgaacagttttgtggacttcaaaaaagcgtttgatagtgtccaccgagaatcactatggaaaatagttagagaatacggtatcccagaaaaattcgtccagatcctacgacacctttacagtcagtctagttgctgcattaaaacagaagagggaacaacagagttttttacaatcgagacaggtgtgagacaggggtgcatcttatctcccttccttttcctcctagccatcgactacataatgaggagagcaatgaaccagactgcctttggtattccatggcatgaacaactctgattgacggacttggactttgctgatgatgttgcactactcggggctacaaataaatgcattcaagaaatgacggagagcctagacagagaggcacccaaaattggcctccgcataaacttggataagactaaaattatgcgagtgggatataaggcaaagggtgtccccgtcagacttggcgagtcaaagcttgatgagctggacaagttcacgtaccttggcagcatcataacaaatgatggagatggttaccatgatgtagcatgccgaataggaaaggcagggagcattttccaaaggctgcagcctatttggactagccaagccattggactcgagacaaaaatacaccttctcaacacaatcgtcattccaactgctacatatgcatgtgagacgtggaagtcatctgtcaaaattgagaaaagactaaatgtggctcaacagagatggctgagatggattttgggagtcagttacacagaccggatctcaaacaaggaaatcctatgccgaactgggagtctgaggttgtgactgagcgtcgcatgaggtttgcgggacatgttctacgtcaaaatgaattacgcacaccaagagatGCGATatcatggaagccaaaacgaggaaagcacatacagggacgtcctcgtattatcTGGCGACACAACTTCATGGAGGACcccagaacagtggacaccaggtgggaggaggcttcagacattgccagtgacagatcattatggagacagcttgccgcccaatgcgccgaacggcgcaggaggacctaagtctaagtctaagtaagtctggatatcttgtaaagaaattgcctaaaacaaaactacttttatagaatTAGATGTCACTGATCCAGCTTAGCAAACcattatacaaaaacaaaggtttagataatagtgaacaaatagataggtttagataatagtgaacaaatagataggtttagataatagtgaacaaatagatgctatcttactagatttttccaaggcttttgacaaagttcaccaccatagtttgcttaaaaaattaaaatgtttcggcattaatggtccattgcatcagtggattaaagattttctgatagggagagaacaaactgtaataataaatagctctaaatcaacaccgataacagtaaactcaggtgtacctcaaggaactgtcttaggtccactacttttcttaatttacataaatgatttaccaaattgcattaccccaggaacaaaagtcagattatttgcagacgattgcataatgtacagaactataaaaacaacacaagacacagatattttacaaagagaattagatgaaatgggaatcaaattggagcatgtctttccatcaagaaaaatgtcagttgttaagagtaacaaaaaaactaaaacaaattaattcctcttatcttattcatggcaaaccagtaacacagactaaaaacataaaatacctaggtgttataataaatgaaaaactgtcatggaatccacatattgatgaaactataaaaaaatcaaacaaagcattaggatttattaaaagaaatttctataaatcaaataataacataaaactaaaatgttatttaaccttggttaggccaataatagaatatgcatcctccgtttgggacccatcaactcaagataacattaagaaactggaagagacacaaaatagagcagtgagattcataacaaatgaatattcacatttgactagagtaacaccctttgtaaaatcactaaatttagaaagccttcaggacagaagactcaaaagtaaagtagcaattatacataaaacactgaaccataatcttcaaatacaaaaacaaaatttaataaaatactctgcaagacacaaagataaaggcacatttcttgtcccatatgctaggacaaatttgtacaaatactccctcttccctagtgctattagagcatggaatgggttgcctgagctagccaggaaaaccagtgacttggtggaatgtaagtcattggttaatatgcatgacgcgtaggacgtaatcatcttcttttttgaagtaacgtctgtattatataagataagaagataagataaccatTAAATCTGGTTTAAGTCTAATTTCACTTGTAACCAAAATTCCCATTCTTCTGAAAGAATTTTCTGTTGCCGCTATTAGAGAATGTGGGATGTATACACTAGATCATAAAATCATTGCAAAGTGTTAGTAATGGCATCTTTCTAACATATTCTAGAAAAGTCTATGACAAAGactaaaagtgtaaatattttgacaaatgtagaaaatttatataactttatgctgTGTTAACTTTAGGATTGCTGCATTTCATGTATGTTACGTGCTTGAATGATTTTTAGTCTTTCCtaagtttatttctttatatttaggaaaatacacatttgccccTCAAAATTCACATTTCCAgttctgggaatacacatttccattttggcatgtaggcatctctggGGTGGATATGCTTGGACTATCAGATGGTTATCTTTAGATTATGACATGTGCTAGACTCGAGAGGGGTTGGATTTTAACCATAAGTTTTGAGTTTGTGAAGATAGGAAATAATGACATAATTACTAATTAGCCGTAGAGATTTTGGTTACCACACGTTATAGGAAGAAATGAACAATGTAAGGTCTAATTTGTTTTTGACCAGCTGAGCTCTGTAGTGGATGGTTATCAGggatatctttttgaagtcatTAGTCACAAGATTTAATCTACCATCACAAATAAACTGTTAAATTCATGATGTTATTCAGGTTTTTACagctctatttctttcttttttttctttgtcctaAAGATTtgcagagttgtttttttttaataaaaaattaagagCAACATTTCTTGACATACATCTACTGTATTAAAACATAGTTATGTACATGACTCTCCTTTCTAACCATGTCAATTGGGTGGATGCTTTACAGTCTTGACTGAATACATTTCTCCTGAAATGAAGTTCTTACAGATTGGCCTCTATGGTCTTTAGTAGTGGCTATTTTCAAAATGGatgtttaaatgtattaattttattataaataaaccAATTGCTAAGTATATTCAGGTAAAGCTATGATCGTCtcttgtattttttcttttttgcagGTTTATTCTTATTACTGTGATAATGACAAGTAAGTATTTGTTTAGCAATACCTTGTATAGAATGTACTGTCTTCTTCTTTGAGTATAAACTATTAGCAATCCTAATGAGAGTTCATAGTtttatcatttattaaattgtatTCATTAGTAAACTAATTGGATTTTTTATAATGATTCATAACTAGATCAGCTAAGAAATGTAAATTTCAGAttacaataaaagaaagtgtCACTTGCACTTTACCTTTGAGAGCTTAACATTAGTAcacatgtgtatatatattctaAATCCACAATCAAGTTACACAGATAGTTTATAATATCTGTTAATAAATGATGATCAACTTTAATTTATCAATGAGtgacacagtttaaaaaaaaataaggtgaagaaaaagtaaaataaaaaatgtagctTAGGTATAGTATGCTATTGAGAAGTTTTGCATAATGTTCAGTATTATGCTATTTACCGTATCTCATATTACCATCCAACCAAATCTGGCTTCGGCTGGTTATCAAAAAATGCAATCCAGTGCACCCATAATATATATAACTGAAGAGCTGAAGAATCGTGTAAATCGTacgttccttcaaaaaataagatttcaCATCCTACACTTTGTACGGTCCTTTTTATATAGGACTATGTGTGGGGGTTGCAGGAGGGGCCTTTGTAGAGGGTGTAAtaaggatattttttttctgtattagcTATACCAAATGTATAAGGGATGGCTATAGATAAGGAATTGATCTCGAGTTTAGAATTGAAATGATGATGAACCAAAGTAatttcattgtatatatataatatacatattcGGAAGACTAAATTGTAATAAAGGCTGTCTCTATGGGACTGTTACATTGGAGGAGGAAAAAGTAGAGAAGTTTGTATGAATctgtgttcttgtttttttctttcttcttcattCTGTATAATCTAATAATGCTAAGAACATCAAAAATATATCATCTAGTATTTATATAATGCTTCTGTTAAGTATTGAAAAATCAAAACAGCAGTAATAACTGGTTAACTTTGTCAATAGAATTTACTTAATATGTTAAATTCATTTAAGCTGCATTGAGCTAAATATGTGGTTCATTTAAATCTGACAGGTGTACAGAGGAAGAGTACTGCTGTGGGGACAATATGTGCTGTCCATCTTACAAAGTCTGGGATCTGTGGTATTTTTGGTAGGGAGACTTATTTTATAGTAAATAGCCAGTCTATGAACCACTTAAACTATAACTCATAGTTAGGCATAATGTCTGTAATTTCAAATTGTTTTCCTTTGACTCCAatgtgtcaatatttttaaaatttataaaccTTAAATGTTGCTTACTCCACAATCTTATGTCACTAATGAAAAGTTTGTTAAACATTTAATAGCTAGAATTCCAGTGGTCTGtgtaaaaataaactaattggtcAAATAAACTATCTTTGATTTTGAAACCTAACTTACTTGATGGTATTTGTGAATTTCAGTCTCTCTATAGAGttataaataactaaataaataataaatatatatatatatatatatatatatctactttataaagtagaatgtgaggcgtatgtatgtatgtgtgtatgtatgttacgaatagaaatcaaaaacgcttgaccaatcttgataaaacttggcagaaatgttccttgggtactaacttagaccatagtgtatgtattgtagccttaaaacaaacttaagaccctcaaaaaaaaagttgacagactctattaaagctatagtattatatggatctaggctttgtttacaatgttgacatgagaaaagatcgaaaggatttagaatttagatctagatctaattttaagaactacactttgcacatatagttttttactttgacacatggaaatacaaaatatagtctattgatttcattatttaataaaattaaccttcaaatttgtgtttcaaaagcatttttacataaattcgttccatatatctgcgaattcagaACGCCCTGACTTACTTATAataccattcatttaacaaattgggtaaacccgttttaattgtactttatatcctattcatctatcgctcctttcgtttttaatagatataaaTGTATCAGCTTCGGATacacccattttcgcaaaactaacattattttcgtagcgaaagagaaaaacgtgaaaggatcattagataagtttaacatacatctaaatccaatccattagatgagtaaacacaaactaagacccgcaggctgcgggtaatgtcaggctagtatatatatatacacacagtCTAAAGGAATTTTGTTGACATTTACCTTGGAGAAATGGTGAAAAGAAAGTAGGTTAAAAAATAGGAATTGTTAATGTAGCTCTAACATATTTTATTAGCAGTAAAACAGAATAAGAAATAGACCTCTGTCTGTgccattttacgtctcgagagacgatcttttccctttgcaacttcttgtgtgactaaagaggtcaatccttaATACACAGCtacggtcacaggttgggcatatgtaatcaccaggcgtagttgcattttcacccttctttctgctgctattgtgtatggcatctgcaatctgagacccttcctttatgctctctctccatgtggatctatccagtgccactttttcctaGCTGCTAGTGTCAAATTTGAAGAACTTCATATcatgtttgcatacatccgtataccatAAAAGTGGGCAACCAGTGGCTCTCCTaccttctgttagatcgccatacagaataaGAAATAGacctaattatttaatatttgtgtaacagtatattttagtgtacttgtttttaaaaatttaattttgtaaatgtaattgATGTAACCAAGATGTTCTGCATTTTGATTCaatcaaaactttaaaaattttttacgtATACAAAGCTAGAAATCAGATTTGATAACTTGTATAAATTAATGAGCCTGGTAACTATGCTAAATAATTCACTTTTATAAACTTTCAGGTGTGGTGTACTTTTCTTCATGTTCCTTCTGTCCCTGTGTGCCTGCCTCTGGAGAAACAGATTTTTGACAAACGGACCTGTCATCATAAGTAGTTACAGTTATACTCCCTTACAGGAAGTAGACTCAATAGTAAGTACACTGTTAGGCACAGTTTGATTTGCAGCTAGAAAAAGGGGAAAAATATATCCAACTCATGATCACAACCAGCTTGGTGCATAAGCGgcaagctctctccacagaGATCGGTCATAGATGACGAGTCTTTTTCCCTGCTGGTGCTTAGGTCTTCTAAGAAGGTTTGATGCCATTTTTTATGTGGCCAACCTTGTTTtttgcccaaagatcccaaaattaaaattcccagtcttcaccaggattaaaACCCAGGCCCCCCATTTTggaagccaaatgctttacttctcagccaccatgcctcaaTTAGGATATGTCCCTAAAATCTCAAATGACGTTCTGTCACCTTTTCACTCAGAGGATGAGTGCTTGTGTGGGAAAGGACTCTTTTTTTTCAGCGTTTATGACTTCCATGTCACACTGACTTTTCTTCAGCTTCTTAATTCAACATTTAAGCTGCCTGGTCATATGGTTTGCGCTCTGGGCTgttgttcagatttatcgatggtcctcggttcaaaccctgcttgcTCCCATCCCCCTGTCATCCTGCGAGagatttgaactaggaagtaaattatcttcaactctgaaggaatatccgaaacatgttgaacattttacaaacattttaagtaTTTCATAAGCTCTatgttgatttttgtttttatataatgtCTTCTAAAGCTAATTTCACGCCATTGAAATTtactccccccaaaaaaagagtTTAGATAGTTCTTACTAATGGAAGGAAGTATCATATTGTACTTTTTTGACATGTCAGCTTTAAAAAACATATGGGTCAAAATCGCAAATAGAAAAAATCGTTTTTGGTAAATTTGTCTGCTGCAGTTTCGATCATGACAATATCTTAGTTGTTCTAGACCCAAGGCAAGCAATAACAGgttaaattttccttttttttttgtccaccaCAAGTGGAAGAATTAGTAATGAGAAAGTGAAGGcttttgtatatatgtatatgtatagaGATAGTTTCACTGTTATAGATATACTAACTTATGATCTTTTATTCGCTCACAGGGCTCACTGAGCAGATATCATCCCAGTAATCAGTTGTACACGGCACCTTTGGGAACACCTCCACCATACAACCAAATATCTGCTGGCAATGTCAAGAACTGTAGTCCTCTACCCACGTATGCACAAGTAGTAGGAGTCAGCCACTGATACCAATTGTTGCCCATGTTTAGTAGTTTTCTCTTCTGTTTCTCATATGATAGATAAATAAAGTGCTTGTAAACAGTCTATATTTGTAGcattattatatttgtaaacttttaaatgacaacaaagATAGTTAACTCTGGTCACAAAACATTGATACTAAAATTTCAACCTTtttgttgaaacaaaaaatgttgattGTCTAATTTTAATTTGGACGttatataaattgttattttttcttccttttatgtttgaaattaattttttttcttgaaagagaaaaaagcaTCTAAAGTATATAATATTATTGCTTAAAATCTAAACAGTTTATTGATTaacttttttataaatattttcagcttttaggaaattttgatttttttttttgttttttgtcattttctggtggctttaaagatttattttgcTGAGACCATCACATCTAAAGTTAAATAATGGCTTTGACAAATTTATGTTTGCATAAATATGCCtacaaattattttcaaatccTGGCCACTTATTTTCTATTAGTAAAAGCTCCATAACAGTGAGTTTACAAATTGGCCTGATTGCATTTCTCAtgttagttttattattattgataggCTGCTAAACGGGCTTTAACATTCATTTATAGCCATGGTTTGAACTTGAGTTTATTGTCAGTAAACTAGTCACAGAGTACTCTCAAAgccttataattatattttcccTGCCCTATAAAACTGTTTGCCTTCATAGGCAATTGTAGAATTTGAGAAATTATTCATATTTCAGCACCTTATACAAAAATATCATCTGAATGAGaaattgttttataatatataagaaCTTGAGAAATAATCCATGTTTCAGTATCTTATACAAAGATGTTTGCAAAAGAGCTtccagctcagcagcaaaaaatcTGGCTAGATGAAGAAGAAAATACAGGGATGTCatttggagagaaaaaaaaaagatttaataatatGCTAAACAGCTTGTTTATGCCTCACCCTTTTCTCCATCAAAAACTGCAATGACGTCCTTGTTCTTCTTGGCTATTAATTTCAATAGCTAttacttacaaatgtatcatttttctatcaaaattaattacattttaaaatgtataccaTGATGCTTGCTGTTTGTCCTTGTGAAATTCATTTCGAAGCTTGTTTATTGTTATAGAAGCACATATCgatatttgttgttatttacATAGCCCAATATTACTAGTAACTATTATTTCTATTCAAGTAATCCTAGATGGTAATCATTAGATGTACTACTGTATTGCTGGAATAATTTCTTCTATTTCAGAATGTTTAATTGCTTGTTATCTATTGTTGATTCATTTCACCAAATTAATATAGttaatgttataattataaagcatttaagttttttttcttttgtttttcaaccagactttttacattttatttctattgctatattaatgttttatttttggatatttgtttttatgttcatatttctgaaatatcaaaattataatcattttaaaagtttttttgttttttttttaattaaaaaatttatacttttgaaaattaagattttagaCCATTGATACAACTGATAATGTGAATaagctaatttttaaaaaaaagggaattgtATGTCAATCGTTTACTCTGGTTGGTGAAAAAAATT is a genomic window containing:
- the LOC106058541 gene encoding uncharacterized protein LOC106058541, which translates into the protein MATQTDWICVLLSRATLLLFFVDSVYSYYCDNDKCTEEEYCCGDNMCCPSYKVWDLWYFWCGVLFFMFLLSLCACLWRNRFLTNGPVIISSYSYTPLQEVDSIGSLSRYHPSNQLYTAPLGTPPPYNQISAGNVKNCSPLPTYAQVVGVSH